The stretch of DNA CCAGATAGGCTGTTTTGAAGACGAACAGAATAACGTCCAGCACTGAGATGACAATAGCAATTCGAAAATGTCTTTATTGCCTAGTTTAAAGCCATAAATTTGTACGTGTTATTCACCTCTGCTGCAAGTGTAACTGAATAAATCTAAAAGTGACACCACATTAATTCATGAACGAGACATCATCACACTCCACAGGAAAAAATTCGgtataaaatatttatttattttgtattttctttttataaagaCATCTTGCTGTAgggcatattcttgaagctctatgcgctatGCAATAGCATTAAAAACATTCAGTCAAACATCCCCCCACAAACATATGCaaaaaatgtaaaatatgcaAGAAATGTATCAGGTactgataaaaagataaaaacgaaacaatgataacaacagaaatgtagacaattgaaattgaaagacgtCCACACTGAAGCACGTatgctcatacatacatacatacgaaacACAcaacgcccgcacacacacgtgcgcgcgcgcgcttgtacgcacgcacgcacaagttataattattttttatttttattaagacatcttgctatagcgcatattcttgaagctctatgcgctatacaatagcactaaaaacattcagtCAAACATCACCCCCACAAATATATGCAAAAAATGtcattgattaaatcaagaaatgtatcgGGTACTGCGgataaaaagataaaaacgaaatgaaatgtagacaattgaaattgaaagacgcCCACAAGCACGTACgtatgcgcatacatacatacatacaaaacacacaacgcacgcacacacacacacacacacgcgcgtgcgcgcccgCGCTCGTACGCATGCAccgacaaacgcacgcatacccaGACACGCTACTcatgcaatgacacacacatatacacgcacctacaggcacatacacacgaacacagatcaacaatcaaataatgcaaactaGTAATTACGACATTGCATGATAAAacagttcctgctaagcatttccccGAAGAAACaccgcacataacacacacagatcaaaactagaaagatgaagcaaatgttcacacacacgcacacacacgaatgacaaacaattgaaacaatcCGACTACAACATTatatgataaagcaatattcattaAACATTTCTAGTAAAAACGTATCTACATTACATTtatgaaattaaacctgaaaatgtaaaaatgttcGCATTGTAAAAACACTTACACCTCCGCCCcgcccacatacactagcacacacacacacattaacaacgacaaaacacaacGGATGAACAATTGAGTAAACAAATTACAACACTACTTCACAAAACAACTCGTGTTAAGAATCTCTCACACTGgcatatttatacattagaacaaacacacacacacacacacacacacacacacacacacacctactcacccaccgcacacacgcaacacacagacacaagctcgcgcgcgcgGGCGTACAAACACCCGCCCCAATTTTGTTTGCGTTGTCAGGTTCCAAAGACGTCCTAAATAAACAAGGtcaagaaaaaaaactacaaaaacgcTTTTTTCCCTCTTAGTTACTGCCACTGACTGCTGTTTgccataacaatacaatacaaattacaattcaATAATACATAATGGTTGTCCCTCTGTCTCAAGAAAGACGTGACTGTGTACCAATCAATGCACACGggagacaatacaatgcaacacaacatgatacaacacactgcaataGAACACAGTGATGTGATAATTATATGATAGTATGTGATGTGACTATCATCATTCAGTTCTCACTATCCCTGTCACTCGtcgcttgtaaaaaaaaaaaaaaaaattaatgtaaggCAATGTACGGGGTCATGGTCAGTATACTTCTGCTTCGTGGACATGTATCTGTGGACAACATCTGTTGGAAATTAttcttgggagagaaaaaaaatcaagatatcCGCTAAAAACTCGTGGTCTTTTGCCTCCAAATTACTGCCACTGTCTTTTACATCTGCTTGCTGTTTCAGCACCAGTGATGGTTGTCGAGGTCACACGAAATGTCGATCGTCATTCACAGGCGTTAAATACCGTCATCTGAAGTCACATCAACATATTCACTGACAAAAAATGCTCCACTGTAGAGTTCAGTTTAATTAACGACCAACGTTGGCTGACGCCTTTGAATTGTTCAAGACTTTAGTCTTTGAAAGTTTTCTCTGCGGTTATTCGTAACAAAATCCCCCGACAACATGCACATCTCAACCGTCTTCCTGCAGCAAACGTCCTTCTTTATGACATCTGACAGCCCCGTGCATTGTGAAAAGCCAGCTTTTGCGAGTCTCTGCCGGCGCCACCGGTTTGGAACTGGAGTGATGTTAGacaggttggggagggagggactggTTTGTTTTTCATAATTCGGATTTATATTGAATCTGCGATAAACTGGTTGCCGGTAAGATACAATATCTAATCTTTGTGGAAACagtcaaacgaacaaacaaaactgtgggtagcgcacacacactgtggcttGAAGGCGGGGCCGGGATCGGGAAGTAAGGGTGGCAGATCGTCAGTCATGCAGTACTGACTCGTTTGAAACAGTTTCACAGAGTACGCTGAAGTGCAAACTTACTATCCACAGTATCAACCATCAAAAATGACTACACTCAAACCAGTGCACTGACCTATAGCGATCGAAACTTAAAAGATCGATTTCACGGTGTAAGAGAAGCAactgttttcagaaaaaaaaaacgaatgacaatgactgatgaaaaaaaaagaagttaatatTAGCCTCCGGGCCCATGTTATCAGATTGCAGCATTGGGATCAACGAGGATGAAAAccgaaactgaaatgaaataaaataagatacattAGTAAACAGATAAACAGTTAAATTAATGAATTGATACATTACATTACtgagtaaaaacaaaaatgaaaaaaaaaagaataaatgaagtaAATTGTAGAAAAGGTTTTATAAACaataatatgaataaatgaaaaaaagaatataaacacacacacacacacacacacacacacgtgcgttacCCAAAGTCACAATGTCAGTGAATACGAGACATGAtgacagagtttcagagtttgtttcagagtttgtttattcccattaactcttttgagtcatagagaaacaaggaaacatgacaataacaggatgacggccacagaggaagagcgaagataatttaaaaagaagaaacaaaagggggggataatacaaatggggggggaaaataaaatgaaataaaaggccaaatgtaatcatcattctggtacaatgcaataggaatagacaaatgcacagatcacaacttagatttacaatacggttctgtatctgactagttgagcctgaactgggaactggggggtcagttggagcatagcattaataatgacatggtgtaacaaaataaaatgcataataatttgcatgttattttagcacccatttgccagtaatactgggactggtttgatatatacaagagaaaaaaaagtataaatacacacacacacacacacacacacacacacacacacacacacatatatatatatatatatatatatatatatatatgatcatgcaattacaaatggatatgtacgggatgcggtgtcaagattaacacaagtcATTGTAATTCCTATTCAAgaagtacagttaaggcataagtggcaaagaatccggactgaaactggctcctaacgaaacatattaaaaccttctttaattaacttagcaaaatttagtaactttttgttactactaatagacattaatgttgcatatttgtggaagttgggatGCGTTTTGTCatacttaggtaaatactgattgcggagattttgaattgcaggacattccatgacaaagtggtattcgtctcccactcgattcgtgtcacaaagatgacacaatcttgcttcttgtggtatgttcatgtgtctccctttctcaattggtagtttgtgattacttgttctgagtttcaacattgggatgctatagcacaatggcaaaatgtctagataatTTTCAAAAGCTATTTGGCTTTTAAATAGACTGTAGTTATTGGCTTTTGAATAGTTACGACAAAtttctacccatttttgtgtataactATCTTTTAGTCTTTGGGTCAGATTGTTTATCAGCCATGCAGTTGATACAGATTATGGATAGTACCACACAAAAGACCGCCCATTTTCATCTAGAATCTGTTTGATTTTAAGTAACcagtcatttttgtgtatttctaaattaaaacattcagttaatGTGTTCAGCATGCGAGATGAGAATTTTTTTACTAGTCAATGTGTCAATAGACAATTTGTGCCAGAATTTGACCGTTCggcaatatacatgcacaaacaggggGAAACGTCCCGTTTCACCATTGATGAAACAGTTTGGAGTGAACACAAGACGGTTTGGCCAACGAAGGGACATCACTCGCACAATCACTCGACTTCCTGATAATGGTGTCGCGCACTTAAACATTGCTGACCGATTTTCGCTATGAAACGCTGGGGTTTAAGACACAGAGGTTTCAGGGTCGGTTTCATCGGTGTAGTCGTCTGTTCCATCTTCTACGTGGTCGGCTTCGCCGCCCCGGCATGGAAAAACACAATGGGGCTGTGGATGTCTTGTTCAAGCTCTCACAAGATGTGTGTTACTCACTCCAGCCATACCTCATCCATGATCCCTGCAGGTAAGCTCAAGAAGAAATGCTTTGTGGTGGATGAAGGTGGATGAAGTAGAAATTCTGGAAAGACACCAAAGAGGCTGAGCTTTCGAAAACatatttttcttcagaaaatatCAACCATTTCAACagattcagtcattcattcctgTTGTATTCTGAGTGCATTTTGACTGCTTTTGCtgggttttcgtttgttttgtaaATATTCAGTATTGATTGATGGTTGGTGTGTTGTAAGACTAGACCTGCCATGGAATGAATAAAATGTAACTTTTGTGTGACTTACTGTTGTTTACTCGTGCCATCATGATTTATATGCATTTTGAATCACtgtgcacactacacacacacacacacacacaaacaaacaactttttcTTTAGTTTGTGAGAATAGTGCTGGTGTTAGTATGATCTGATTCCAAATGCATGCGTTGAGTTAAATGTGGGGAAGCTGTTGGCCatttgtgtgtggcagggtgcttGTGAGTGTCTGTGAATTTGtgcagtttttgtctgtttgtctggtatTGTGGcaagatcattatcatcatctggcTTTTGATTCCTATTTTAAAAGGTCAGGGACTTTAGTTTCATATTGGGCTGTAATGTTTGCAGTGTAATCATCATGAAATAGCTTTTTTTAagtaaaaataagagagagagagaaagagagatatcaTCAAATGaagatgttgggttttttttttctaactaaaCTACCCAACTGTAATAACTGATCTGGTGCAAATCATTAATTGTTGATATTAACTTTCTTGTAAAGAAAACAATGAGCAATTTCATACATGCAGTTTTACATGaataatgattgttgttgttgtttttacagcatGGTTTGAAGCAGTGAGAGCACTGGAATGTCTGAGCCTAATTTCCATCctgctgtgtgtggctgcagaAGTCTACATGGACTTTCTGTCTAACCCATCCCCAGACAGAAGGCTGGTGGAACTGCTTGCTTTGATTGGAGGTATGTGTATGCACCTGCTGAGAAATTTTATTGTGCATATGAAAGCTTTGGTTCTGTACAATAGAATGCTCACTCTGCACATCATGATAGATTTTGTATCCCTGGCTCTCTGTGTTTAGAACTGTGTTCTGTCATTAATCCcactcacaccccaccctcccttctctctcacattttatcattttatgtgtaatgtgtttttttgtgatgtAGTGATTGATTCAGTGACTTATTAATGATATTTttactttgtttgttttacaGTGGGACTCATGTTAATTGTGAGCTTTGTACTATTTTTTATTTCTGTAtcatgtgttcttttcttttctttgatctgttttttattgctttgttttgttctttttaaacagCTAAAATCATCTGTGTGTGCAGGGACCTGTGGCCTGATGGGCTGCATCATCTTCGCTGTCTACACTCCACTGCCCAGCGGCAGGATGGCCCACTATGAGGTGTATCTCAGCTGGGGTTTTGGCCTAGCCACTGCTTCTTCCTGTTTCCTCATTGCCTTTTCCTCGGTTATTGCCTACTTCCGTAGGAAGGGCCTTGATGTGGCCAACTACGCTGCTTCCAACGCTGTTCACTACAGTGCATCAGACGGAATGGTGGTTCCTCAAGGCTTTAACGGCATGGACTTGGGCCCACCTGCTTACAATGAGGTGGTTAACCAGTCCAGTGGTGGAGGGCAAGGGACCTCAGGGTCTGGTCCACCTTCTGACCCATCACAATTTGGCTATTACAAGCCTCCATCTCCTGATGATTCTCAGCCACCCCCTGCTtactaccccccaccaccaagtGGACAGTTTGAGGCCCCTCCTCCCTACA from Babylonia areolata isolate BAREFJ2019XMU chromosome 18, ASM4173473v1, whole genome shotgun sequence encodes:
- the LOC143292955 gene encoding uncharacterized protein LOC143292955, coding for MKRWGLRHRGFRVGFIGVVVCSIFYVVGFAAPAWKNTMGLWMSCSSSHKMCVTHSSHTSSMIPAAWFEAVRALECLSLISILLCVAAEVYMDFLSNPSPDRRLVELLALIGGTCGLMGCIIFAVYTPLPSGRMAHYEVYLSWGFGLATASSCFLIAFSSVIAYFRRKGLDVANYAASNAVHYSASDGMVVPQGFNGMDLGPPAYNEVVNQSSGGGQGTSGSGPPSDPSQFGYYKPPSPDDSQPPPAYYPPPPSGQFEAPPPYTIVPSSALSSGLPSSDQHATESGSMPVFPDGMTSEPGQTTTSQAPLSMENSATDNSAPDTASLPVSSGMSQVMAANPAMPSVPAYYVTVLGQMVPVFREELQQAGRDVPAAGAPVPAYFIVTQGQHVPVYSEEQARALTN